A window of Oncorhynchus tshawytscha isolate Ot180627B linkage group LG10, Otsh_v2.0, whole genome shotgun sequence contains these coding sequences:
- the ino80b gene encoding LOW QUALITY PROTEIN: INO80 complex subunit B (The sequence of the model RefSeq protein was modified relative to this genomic sequence to represent the inferred CDS: inserted 2 bases in 2 codons) has translation MGKRKDMIHPRFLLGDGDHLGLHSLHRRKHKKHKKHKKKHHRDDGHSSYSEALESSSGILIKPPTQLRLKPPXQLRLKPPTQLRLKPPXQLRLKIKLGGQTLGTKSVPTFSVVPGVARSPSPLMIVDDDDDSDDDDDEEPSEGVPLEQYRAWLDEDSNLDPSPLPDMDSDSLGGLGGPVDEEEKWLDALEKGELDDNGELKKEVDESLLTARQKALLHKQQNQPLLELPMGYKEKEMTAEMMQKREERARKRRLQAAKKAEENKNQTIERLTKTSKAKIKSMRERKSKQAQCPMVRYCDSAQGMGISFPKGVLAPTPAPPCPPPPAPVGCGVNGCSNLKRYSCSKTGIPLCSLECYKKNLVLVVESAT, from the exons ATGGGGAAAAGGAAAGACATGATCCACCCAAGGTTTCTTTTAG GTGATGGAGACCACCTGGGGTTACACAGCCTCCATAGGAGGAAACACAAGAAGCATAAGAAGCACAAGAAGAAGCATCACCGTGACGACGGGCACAGCTCCTACTCCGAGGCCCTGGAGTCATCTTCTGGCATCCTGATCAAGCCCCCCACGCAGCTCCGACTCAAGCCCC CGCAGCTCCGACTCAAGCCCCCTACGCAGCTCCGACTCAAGCCCC CACAGCTTCGACTCAAGATCAAACTGGGAGGCCAAACGCTGGGGACCAAAAG TGTGCCAACATTCAGTGTGGTCCCTGGTGTAGCCCGCTCCCCGTCTCCTCTGATGATCGTGGACGATGATGACGACTcggatgatgatgacgatgaggaGCCTTCTGAGGGCGTCCCACTCGAGCAGTACCGGGCCTGGCTTG ATGAGGACAGTAACCTGGACCCGTCTCCTCTGCCAGACATGGACTCTGACTCCCTGGGGGGACTGGGGGGGCCGGTGGACGAGGAGGAGAAGTGGCTGGACGCCCTGGAGAAAGGAGAGCTGGACGACAACGGAGAGCTGAAGAAGGAGGTCGATGAGTCACTGCTCACAGCCAGACAG AAAGCCCTCCTGCATAAGCAACAGAACCAGCCTCTCCTGGAGCTGCCCATGGGCTACAAGGAGAAGGAGATGACCGCTGAGATGATGCAGAAGAGGGAGGAGCGTGCCCGCAAGAGGCGCCTGCAGGCGGCCAAGAAGGCAGAGGAGAACAAGAACCAGACCATTGAGAGGCTCACCAAGACCTCGAAGGCCAAGATCAAGAGCATGAGGGAACGCAAGTCCAAGCAGGCCCAGTGTCCCATGGTCCGCTACTGCGACTCGGCCCAGGGAATGGGGATTTCCTTTCCCAAGGGGGTGCTAGCCCCCACCCCTGCCCCCCCGTGCCCCCCTCCACCGGCACCGGTAGGGTGCGGAGTAAACGGGTGCAGTAATCTGAAGAGGTACTCGTGCTCCAAGACGGGGATCCCTCTCTGTAGTCTGGAGTGCTACAAGAAGAATCTGGTCCTTGTTGTGGAGAGCGCCACTTGA